The following proteins come from a genomic window of Zonotrichia leucophrys gambelii isolate GWCS_2022_RI chromosome 4, RI_Zleu_2.0, whole genome shotgun sequence:
- the FOXI3 gene encoding forkhead box protein I3, whose product MSAGELQQAQPRASAPAAAPAPPQPRSAQEAPDMAVYCSENFSVYPQPSLHPPGAAAAAAAAAAAAAAAAASSGQRAGGYALGDYGAPANAGYLWGMNSPAPYLQGPPGAAAAAAAAPFLPPASYGCSRGGQLVGSPPAPGSPSAGGAELSWLSLASQEELLKLVRPPYSYSALIAMAIQSAPERKLTLSHIYQYVAENFPFYKRSKAGWQNSIRHNLSLNDCFRKVPRDEDDPGKGNYWTLDPNCEKMFDNGNFRRKRKRRSEPNAPAAASAASSLGALKAEEERPIPATGKPCGNSPPPELDPSPSARDHPKSSSPSSIISSTPSCLSTFFSGMSSLSGGGSRLTGGLGGDLHHRNFSAGQLSSGTFTPSSSSSQEVPSPEQLQRVAGPSPAYYSSFHPSSGSQGAQYNHYYNFTVNSLIYTRDGTEV is encoded by the exons ATGAGCGCCGGTGAGTTGCAGCAGGCGCAGCCCAGAGCCTCGGCGCCGGCGgccgcccccgcgcccccgcagccccgcagCGCGCAGGAAGCCCCCGACATGGCCGTGTACTGCAGCGAGAACTTCAGCGTgtacccccagcccagccttcacccgcccggcgccgccgccgccgccgccgcggccgccgccgccgctgccgccgccgccgcctcctcggGGCAGCGGGCGGGCGGCTACGCGCTGGGGGACTACGGGGCTCCCGCCAACGCCGGCTACCTGTGGGGCATGAACAGCCCCGCGCCCTACCTGCAGggcccgcccggcgccgccgccgccgccgccgccgcgcccttCCTGCCGCCCGCCTCGTACGGCTGCTCGCGGGGCGGGCAGCTCGTGGGCTCGCCCCCGGCGCCCGGCTCGCCGTCGGCGGGCGGCGCGGAGCTGAgctggctcagcctggccagccaggaggagctgctgaagctGGTGCGGCCGCCCTACTCGTACTCGGCGCTGATCGCCATGGCCATCCAGAGCGCGCCCGAGAGGAAGCTCACCCTCAGCCACATCTACCAGTACGTGGCCGAGAACTTCCCCTTCTACAAGCGCAGCAAGGCCGGCTGGCAGAACAGCATCCGCCACAACCTCAGCCTCAACGACTGCTTCCGCAAGGTGCCCCGCGACGAGGACGACCCCG GGAAGGGCAACTACTGGACTTTAGATCCCAACTGTGAGAAGATGTTTGACAACGGGAACTTCCGCCGCAAGCGCAAGCGGCGCTCGGAGCCCAACGCGCCCGCGGCCGCCTCTGCGGCCTCCTCTCTGGGGGCCCTGAAGGCCGAGGAGGAGAgacccatcccagccacaggcaaaCCATGTGGAAACAGCCCACCCCCCGAGCTGGACCCCTCACCCTCTGCCAGGGACCATCCCAAgagctcctctccctccagTATCATTTCATCCACGCCCAGCTGTCTCAGCACCTTCTTCAGCGGCATGAGCTCCCTGAGCGGCGGGGGCAGCCGGCTCACGGGGGGTCTCGGCGGTGACCTGCATCACAGGAACTTCTCTGCTGGACAGCTGAGCAGTGGCACTTTCaccccttccagcagctcttcTCAGGAGGTGCCTTCCCCGGAGCAGCTGCAGCGGGTCGCGGGACCGTCCCCTGCCTACTACAGCTCCTTCCACCCCAGCAGCGGCAGCCAGGGCGCCCAGTACAACCACTACTACAACTTCACAGTCAACAGCCTCATCTACACACGGGATGGGACAGAGGTGTag